A genomic window from Gossypium hirsutum isolate 1008001.06 chromosome D10, Gossypium_hirsutum_v2.1, whole genome shotgun sequence includes:
- the LOC121222538 gene encoding patatin-like protein 6, translating to MSSTTSSEMQEPSIDTDKLSYEIFSILESKFLFGYDDQQKLWIPKPISPASESLPLVQQGDENPMSAIKNQRGKICILSIDSGGMRGILSGKALGYLEHALKSKSGNPNARIADFFDVAAGSGVGGIFAAMLFATKDNSRPIFTAEETWRFLAENGKRMYRSGKGKNGGILNKFFKNGSTGSSSTGLEKAVKETFTADGRSLTLKDTLKPVLIPCYDLSSTAPFLFSRADALETDSFDFPLWEVCRATSAEPGLFEPVKMRSVDGQTSCVAVDGGLAMSNPTAAAMTHVLHNKQEFPFVRGVEDILVLSLGTGSLLEISYEYEKVKNWKVKDWAKPMARISGDGSADSVDQAVAMAFGQSRSSNYVRIQANGTSLGRCGPNVDTDPSPSNVKMLIAIAEEMLKQKNVESVLFGGKRLADQTNFEKLDGFAAQLVLEHQRRSCRIAPTVAFKQSNNPKPTTP from the exons ATGTCGTCGACTACTTCATCGGAGATGCAAGAACCGAGCATCGACACTGATAAATTAAGTTACGAAATCTTTTCGATTCTTGAAAGTAAGTTTTTGTTTGGCTACGATGATCAGCAGAAGCTATGGATTCCGAAACCGATCTCTCCGGCGTCTGAATCGCTGCCGTTGGTTCAACAGGGCGATGAGAATCCGATGTCGGCGATCAAGAATCAGAggggtaaaatatgtattttgAGTATCGACAGCGGCGGCATGCGGGGAATTCTGAGCGGTAAAGCTTTGGGTTATCTTGAACACGCGTTGAAATCCAAGTCGGGTAATCCAAATGCTCGAATCGCCGATTTTTTCGACGTGGCCGCCGGTTCCGGCGTCGGTGGTATCTTCGCCGCCATGCTTTTCGCCACCAAAGATAACAGCCGCCCGATTTTTACCGCCGAGGAGACGTGGCGGTTCCTTGCTGAGAATGGGAAGCGGATGTACCGGTCCGGGAAAGGTAAAAACGGCGGTATTTTAAACAAGTTTTTTAAAAACGGTTCGACCGGATCAAGTTCAACCGGTTTGGAAAAGGCGGTGAAGGAGACGTTCACGGCGGACGGAAGGAGTTTGACGTTGAAGGATACACTGAAACCGGTTTTGATCCCGTGTTACGATCTTTCCAGTACGGCGCCGTTCCTGTTCTCGAGGGCGGACGCCTTGGAGACGGACAGTTTCGATTTCCCATTATGGGAGGTTTGTCGTGCCACGTCGGCAGAACCGGGATTATTCGAACCGGTCAAGATGCGGTCTGTAGATGGTCAAACTAGTTGCGTGGCGGTTGATGGTGGGTTGGCAATGAGCAACCCGACCGCCGCCGCAATGACGCACGTGTTGCATAATAAACAGGAGTTCCCTTTTGTTAGAGGGGTCGAGGATATATTAGTGTTGTCACTGGGGACCGGTTCGCTACTCGAGATAAGCTACGAATATGAAAAAGTCAAGAATTGGAAGGTCAAGGATTGGGCTAAACCGATGGCTCGAATATCCGGTGACGGCTCAGCCGACTCGGTGGACCAAGCCGTTGCCATGGCTTTCGGACAATCCAGAAGCAGCAACTACGTAAGAATTCAG GCAAATGGGACCAGTTTAGGACGGTGTGGCCCAAACGTAGACACAGACCCCAGCCCCAGCAACGTAAAGATGCTGATCGCCATAGCCGAGGAAATGCTGAAGCAGAAGAACGTAGAGTCCGTGTTGTTCGGAGGCAAAAGGCTGGCCGACCAAACCAACTTCGAGAAACTCGATGGTTTCGCCGCTCAACTCGTGCTTGAACATCAGAGGCGGAGTTGTAGGATTGCTCCCACTGTCGCTTTCAAGCAATCTAATAACCCTAAACCCACCACCCCTTaa